The nucleotide window TGGTagaaataacaaaaattaatcaCAAGAGTCATCATTTGTATCACACCGGAGGCTATTAGTAGTGCTTAGCGATTTTTTTATCTAAATAAAAACTTGTTCAATGTTACCACGCCATTATcatatcacttattttcttcattgacTGTGTTTAAATCGGAATTGTAGAAATTATTTACTCATTTATTTTGAAGATCACACTAATACATCAGTTTTTAAATACAATAGGTATATGATATGATGCACACCATCCATGAAAGTCGTAACTCTAATATAATTTAAaacattattataatatttagacAAATTAAAAAATCTTATAATCTACGCTTGGGCAAACACTATATAAACAGTTCTAAGACAAACTTAAGCAATCACAATAACCAGCAAACATTCTTCCAAAGAACAAAGTACAGAAATACACATAGTTAGAGAATATGGGAACCTTAATAGGGTTGAGGCATTGGCCTCTACTAATCTATACATTTGCATTTTGCTTAATTGCAAGCCATGTAGCTTCTGCTGATGATGATTATAAGCCTCGCTATGAAAGCCAACCAAACAACTACTATCCAACAACACCAAGTCATGAAGGACAACAGCCACCATCTTCACCACCGCCTCCTTATGTCGACGTATTCCCACCAAGTTACTACAAGTCGCCACCTTCGCCGTCTAAATCTCCGCCACCTCCTTATGTCGACATATTCCCCCCAAGTTACTACAAGTCGCCACCTCCTCTATCTAAATCTCCACCACCTCCTTATGTCGACGTATTTCCACCAAGTTACTACAAGTCTCCACCCCCGCCTTCTAAATCGCCACCGCCTCCATATGTCGACGTATTCCCACCAAGTTACTACAAGTCTCCACCCCCGACGTCTAAATCACCACCACCTCCTTATGTGGACGTATTCCCACCAAGTTACTACAAGTCGCCACCTCCTCTATCTAAATCTCCGCCACCTCCTTATGTGGACGTATTTCCACCAAGTTACTACAAGTCTCCACCCCCGCCGTCTAAATCACTACCGCCTCCTTATGTGGGGGTATTGCCACCAAGTTACTACAAGTCTCCACCAATGCCGTCTAAATCACCACCACCTCCTTATGTCGACGTATTCCCACCAACTGACTACAAGTCTCCACCCCCGCCATCTAAATCACCACCGCCTCCTTATGTCAACGTATTCCCACCAAATTACTACAAGTATCCTCCCCCACCGTCTAAATCACCACCGCCTCCTTATGTCGACGTATTCCCACCAAGTTACTACAAGTCTCCACCCCCGCCGTCTAAATCACCACCGCCTCCTTATGTCAACGTATTCCCACCAAGTTACTACAAGTCTCCACCCCCGCCGTCTAAATCACCACCGCCTCCTTATGTCGATGTATTCCCACCTAGTGACTACAAGTCTCCACCCCCGCCATCTAAATCACCACCGCCTCCTTATACCGACGTATTCCCACCAACTGACTACAAGTCTCCACCCCCGCCATCTAAATCACCACCGCCTCCTTATGTTGACGTATTCCCACCAAGTTCCTACAAGTCTCCACCTCCGCCATCTAAATCGCCACCGCCTCCTTATGTCGACGTATTCCCACCAACTGACTACAAGTCTCCACCCCTGCCTCCTTATGTCGACGTATTCCCACCAAGTTACTACAAGTCTCCACCCCCACTATCTAAATCACCACCACCTCCTTATGTCGATGTGTTTCCACCAAGTTACTACAAGTCTCCACCCCCTCCTTCTCCATCACCGCCTCCACCATATGTCTAAAACTCACCGCGACCTCCTTCGCCTTCACCGTCTCCTCCATACTACTACAAATTTCCACTTCCTCCATCTTCATCACCTCCTCCGTATCATCCCTACCTCTATAACTCATCTCCACCTGCAGTCTATTAAGCTTCTGGCTAAAGTCATTTTGAAATTTTtctatgaatatttttaaatattgttaTGGTTAATTTGTATTAAAGTTTTATTTGAGAATAAAACAGTTTACATTCAATTCAGAGCCTTATTATGGTTCAAGTGTAACTGTGTATGTATGGTGTTAATTCACAAGTTGGTATTATTATTTGTTTCCTTTGGTTGTTTTTTAAGGTTTACATATTTTTTATTCACTTATACTTTCATATAACCAACATAGTCgttctaaataataaaattatgagtTTAGTATTCTCTCCATTGAGATCATGTTCTTAAAAATTACACAATTTTGATCGAACGATGACCGATAAGTGGATAACTTATAAGTTAGTATTGATTATAAGTAACAGACTTCCTAATATTGTATGCATttatatgcaatgtatgaataataagaaaataatatgTAATTGATGTAATGAATGAACACATATTTAACAGAATTAAATTCACAAAAATCAAACACAAAGAATGTGGCTAAAGATGGATACACACATAACTCTTGACTGTTTAGGAC belongs to Vicia villosa cultivar HV-30 ecotype Madison, WI unplaced genomic scaffold, Vvil1.0 ctg.002896F_1_1, whole genome shotgun sequence and includes:
- the LOC131640025 gene encoding extensin-2-like, whose amino-acid sequence is MGTLIGLRHWPLLIYTFAFCLIASHVASADDDYKPRYESQPNNYYPTTPSHEGQQPPSSPPPPYVDVFPPSYYKSPPSPSKSPPPPYVDIFPPSYYKSPPPLSKSPPPPYVDVFPPSYYKSPPPPSKSPPPPYVDVFPPSYYKSPPPTSKSPPPPYVDVFPPSYYKSPPPLSKSPPPPYVDVFPPSYYKSPPPPSKSLPPPYVGVLPPSYYKSPPMPSKSPPPPYVDVFPPTDYKSPPPPSKSPPPPYVNVFPPNYYKYPPPPSKSPPPPYVDVFPPSYYKSPPPPSKSPPPPYVNVFPPSYYKSPPPPSKSPPPPYVDVFPPSDYKSPPPPSKSPPPPYTDVFPPTDYKSPPPPSKSPPPPYVDVFPPSSYKSPPPPSKSPPPPYVDVFPPTDYKSPPLPPYVDVFPPSYYKSPPPLSKSPPPPYVDVFPPSYYKSPPPPSPSPPPPYV